A window from uncultured Desulfobacter sp. encodes these proteins:
- a CDS encoding valine--tRNA ligase, with product MCSDSLDKGYSPKEIEEKWYSFWLENGFFKAEDKSDSPPFSIVIPPPNVTGVLHMGHALNNVIQDIMCRYRRLLGQNVLWMPGTDHAGIATQNVVERKLAAEGKNRDQVGREAFIEEVWRWREKSGGAIINQLKRLGASCDWDRERFTMDEGLSEAVRKVFVRLYKEGLIYEDQYIINWCPRCKTALADLEVEYEEKDGYLYYIRYPFKGGHKKGLTVATTRPETLFGDMAVAVNPEDERFKNLEETEVQLPLTDRVIPIIRDEYVDTQFGTGALKVTPAHDPNDFHLGEKHDLKKLKVIDDAGAMMEGAGRFAGLDRFECRKQAVAALEELGLLEKKEPLKHSVGNCYRCHTDVEPSISKQWFVKVGPLAEKASQAVRDGRTRIIPDNWSKTYFEWMDNIRDWCISRQIWWGHRIPVWKCPECKAVIVEETDPDSCPTCGGKEIVQETDVLDTWFSSALWPFSTMGWPENTDLLKTFYPTNVLVTGFDILFFWVARMMMMGIHFMDDEIPFKDVYIHALVRDEHGKKMSKSKGNVIDPLKVIDEYGADAFRFTLAAFAAQGRDVKMSESRVEGYRNFVNKLWNAARFTLMHITEKDVLTDDLALTLADRWILSRCAQTSLAVKQGIEEYRFNEAASSVYQFVWHEFCDWYLEAAKPALYEKLGADQRDAARGVLAKVLEDIIIMLHPFMPFVTEEIYNILPGTTGSVMKAAFPYNDDDFKKFNDPACEKEMEFMFSLISGIRNVRSEMNIQPSTRVKVLATTEEKAEKLLIAENKSVIINLATLENLSFCEAGKPPESSATTVSGTTTCFVCLEGVIDFDKEISRLEKELEKNTKELNGILKRLNNDSFLEKAPEEVIEKVKAQHEELKEKQDKITVNLDRVKNLKQG from the coding sequence ATGTGTTCGGATTCCCTGGACAAAGGATATTCACCTAAAGAGATTGAAGAGAAATGGTATTCATTCTGGCTTGAAAACGGTTTTTTCAAAGCTGAAGATAAAAGCGACAGCCCCCCCTTTTCAATTGTTATTCCACCGCCCAACGTCACCGGCGTGCTTCATATGGGTCATGCGCTGAACAATGTGATCCAGGATATCATGTGCAGATACAGAAGACTTTTGGGGCAGAATGTTCTATGGATGCCGGGAACTGATCACGCCGGAATCGCCACCCAGAACGTGGTGGAACGCAAACTGGCTGCAGAAGGCAAAAACCGTGATCAGGTTGGCCGTGAAGCCTTTATTGAAGAAGTCTGGAGATGGCGGGAAAAATCCGGTGGCGCCATCATCAACCAGCTCAAGCGGCTTGGCGCATCCTGTGACTGGGACCGGGAACGCTTTACCATGGATGAAGGTCTCTCCGAAGCGGTGCGTAAGGTGTTCGTCCGTTTGTATAAAGAGGGTCTGATCTATGAAGACCAGTATATTATTAACTGGTGCCCCAGATGCAAAACCGCACTTGCGGACCTCGAGGTTGAATACGAAGAAAAAGACGGCTACCTCTATTATATTCGCTACCCCTTTAAGGGCGGCCATAAAAAGGGGCTGACCGTTGCTACCACCCGGCCTGAAACCCTGTTTGGGGATATGGCGGTTGCGGTTAACCCCGAAGACGAACGATTCAAGAACCTTGAGGAGACAGAAGTTCAGCTGCCCCTCACGGACCGGGTCATCCCCATTATCCGGGATGAATATGTGGACACCCAGTTTGGTACCGGCGCCTTGAAAGTAACTCCTGCCCATGATCCCAACGATTTTCATCTGGGTGAAAAACACGACCTTAAAAAATTAAAGGTCATTGATGACGCAGGCGCTATGATGGAAGGGGCAGGGCGTTTTGCCGGTCTCGACCGGTTTGAATGCCGAAAACAAGCCGTTGCCGCTCTTGAAGAGTTGGGTTTGCTTGAGAAAAAAGAGCCTTTGAAACACAGCGTTGGCAATTGCTATCGCTGCCACACAGACGTTGAGCCTTCCATCTCCAAACAATGGTTTGTCAAAGTCGGCCCCCTGGCTGAAAAAGCATCCCAGGCTGTACGGGACGGCAGAACCCGTATTATTCCTGACAACTGGTCAAAAACCTATTTTGAATGGATGGATAATATCAGGGATTGGTGCATATCCCGCCAGATCTGGTGGGGCCATCGTATTCCTGTATGGAAATGTCCGGAATGCAAGGCCGTAATTGTTGAAGAGACTGATCCTGATAGCTGCCCCACCTGCGGGGGCAAAGAGATTGTCCAGGAGACCGATGTCCTTGACACCTGGTTCTCTTCGGCGCTCTGGCCCTTTTCCACCATGGGGTGGCCTGAAAATACAGATCTGTTGAAAACTTTTTATCCGACCAATGTTCTGGTTACAGGATTCGACATCTTGTTTTTCTGGGTTGCCAGAATGATGATGATGGGCATTCACTTCATGGACGATGAAATTCCCTTCAAGGATGTCTATATCCATGCCCTGGTCAGGGATGAACACGGCAAAAAGATGTCCAAGTCCAAGGGTAACGTGATTGATCCCCTCAAGGTCATTGACGAATACGGCGCGGATGCATTCCGGTTTACATTGGCTGCCTTTGCTGCCCAGGGCAGGGACGTTAAAATGTCCGAATCCAGGGTTGAAGGATACAGAAATTTTGTTAACAAACTGTGGAATGCAGCCAGATTCACTTTGATGCACATTACTGAAAAAGACGTCTTAACAGACGATCTTGCCCTGACCCTGGCGGATCGTTGGATTTTGTCCCGGTGTGCACAAACCTCTTTGGCCGTAAAACAAGGCATTGAGGAATACCGGTTCAACGAAGCCGCTTCTTCCGTTTACCAGTTTGTATGGCATGAATTCTGCGACTGGTACCTTGAAGCTGCCAAACCTGCCCTGTATGAGAAGTTAGGGGCTGATCAGCGTGACGCCGCCCGTGGCGTTCTGGCAAAGGTGCTTGAAGATATTATCATCATGCTGCACCCCTTCATGCCCTTTGTTACCGAAGAAATTTATAATATTCTTCCGGGCACAACCGGCTCCGTTATGAAGGCGGCATTCCCTTATAATGATGACGATTTTAAAAAGTTTAATGATCCGGCCTGTGAAAAAGAGATGGAATTTATGTTCTCTTTGATTTCAGGAATCCGAAATGTCAGATCCGAGATGAATATCCAGCCCTCCACCCGGGTTAAGGTGCTGGCCACCACGGAAGAAAAGGCGGAAAAGCTGCTGATTGCAGAAAACAAATCCGTTATTATCAACCTTGCTACCCTTGAGAATCTCTCTTTCTGTGAGGCTGGCAAACCGCCGGAATCTTCGGCCACAACTGTTTCAGGGACC
- a CDS encoding toxin HicA, with product MGQIEKILTDIYKNPANVKFTDLCKVCEHYFGKARQSGSSHRIYKTPWQGDPRVNIQNSNGKAKIYQVKQVIKAIERLEVESDTTK from the coding sequence ATGGGCCAAATAGAAAAAATATTAACTGATATTTACAAAAATCCAGCCAACGTGAAATTTACAGATTTATGTAAGGTTTGTGAACACTATTTTGGGAAGGCCCGCCAATCTGGTAGTAGCCATAGAATATATAAAACGCCATGGCAAGGTGACCCTCGGGTTAATATTCAAAACAGCAACGGAAAAGCCAAAATCTACCAGGTCAAGCAAGTGATTAAAGCTATTGAAAGATTGGAGGTGGAAAGTGACACTACAAAATGA
- a CDS encoding toxin-antitoxin system HicB family antitoxin gives MTLQNDHYTYRVTWSPEDEEYIGLCAEFPSLSWLAKSPESALKGIRKTVEAVIKDMEDNNEKIPLPIASKNYSGKFMVRVPPDVHRNLAIQAAESGVSLNRLVNSRLSH, from the coding sequence GTGACACTACAAAATGACCATTATACATATAGAGTTACCTGGTCTCCTGAGGACGAAGAATACATCGGCCTATGCGCTGAATTTCCAAGTTTAAGTTGGCTTGCTAAATCTCCTGAATCTGCGTTAAAAGGTATTCGTAAGACGGTGGAAGCAGTAATTAAAGATATGGAAGATAATAATGAAAAGATTCCCTTGCCAATTGCTTCTAAAAATTATAGCGGGAAATTTATGGTTCGTGTCCCACCAGATGTTCATAGAAATTTGGCAATTCAAGCCGCAGAGTCAGGGGTAAGCCTAAACAGACTGGTAAACTCTCGTCTCAGCCATTAA
- a CDS encoding bacteriohemerythrin has translation MVEKIDWNLKYNVGISEIDYQHKYFLKLINRLALNHEFLKENGLIQAHLSELDKYTRFHFKSEENIMNLVCYTDLDYHKQLHRDLIDKLSYQSYQSQISTENMNEFIIFLKEWFLNHTVNEDKKLSEYIKTVDRDFSCFFDN, from the coding sequence ATGGTTGAAAAAATTGATTGGAATCTAAAGTATAATGTTGGTATCTCAGAAATTGATTACCAACATAAATATTTTTTGAAACTCATAAATAGGTTGGCCTTAAATCATGAGTTCCTCAAAGAAAATGGCTTAATTCAGGCTCATCTTTCTGAACTGGACAAATACACACGTTTCCATTTCAAAAGCGAAGAAAATATTATGAATTTAGTCTGTTATACAGATTTAGACTATCACAAACAATTACATAGGGATCTTATCGACAAATTAAGCTATCAAAGTTATCAGTCCCAAATTTCAACTGAAAATATGAATGAATTCATTATATTTTTAAAAGAGTGGTTTTTAAATCACACCGTCAATGAAGACAAAAAATTATCTGAGTATATTAAAACCGTGGATAGAGATTTTTCTTGTTTTTTTGACAATTGA
- a CDS encoding cytidylate kinase-like family protein has protein sequence MPIITISRGSYSHGKKVAEKVASELGYECISRDILLEASEEFNIPEIRLVRALHDAPSVLERYTHGRDRYVSYIRKALLQHIRKDNVVYHGLAGHYFLQNFSNVLKIRIISDIEERVKEEVRRENISEEKARYILKKDDEERRKWGLGLYGIDTWDSRLYDMVIHIKSLSVEDAADLICRTVRKPNFKTTPESEKILDDALLAAKVHAAIVKICPTNTVTANDGVVNIGDPEATMKNEITKIVENIEGVKKIIVNAYRRTEDHNAVN, from the coding sequence ATGCCCATTATTACCATCTCAAGAGGTTCTTATAGTCACGGAAAAAAAGTTGCTGAAAAGGTAGCCTCAGAACTGGGGTATGAATGTATTTCCCGTGATATTCTGCTGGAAGCATCCGAAGAATTCAACATCCCTGAGATCAGACTGGTCAGAGCGCTTCATGATGCGCCGTCTGTTCTTGAAAGATACACCCACGGTAGGGACCGCTATGTAAGTTATATCCGCAAAGCACTTCTGCAGCATATCCGCAAAGACAATGTAGTTTATCACGGCCTGGCGGGTCATTATTTTTTGCAAAATTTTTCCAATGTACTGAAAATCAGGATTATATCGGATATAGAAGAACGTGTGAAAGAAGAAGTCAGGCGGGAAAACATTTCCGAAGAAAAAGCACGTTATATTTTAAAAAAAGATGATGAAGAGCGAAGGAAATGGGGCCTGGGGTTATACGGAATTGATACATGGGACAGTAGACTTTATGATATGGTCATCCACATAAAAAGCCTCTCAGTTGAAGATGCCGCAGACCTGATCTGCAGGACGGTTCGAAAACCCAACTTTAAAACAACACCTGAATCGGAAAAAATTCTTGATGATGCCCTTCTTGCCGCGAAAGTTCATGCGGCTATTGTAAAAATATGCCCGACAAACACTGTCACAGCAAATGACGGCGTCGTAAATATCGGCGACCCAGAAGCTACCATGAAAAATGAAATAACAAAGATTGTTGAGAATATCGAAGGGGTTAAAAAAATTATTGTGAATGCATATAGAAGAACAGAAGACCATAATGCCGTTAATTAA
- a CDS encoding DUF2523 family protein: MIHKIIDFCSNFWGMLTDFVNWVLDGILYLLSEIVYLSMDAFFSIIETIISAIDFAQVTALSSFGNWNLLPDQILYILYKLNIAQCLSMLAAACLIRLTLNLIPAAFTRV, translated from the coding sequence ATGATTCATAAAATAATAGATTTCTGTTCCAATTTCTGGGGAATGCTCACCGACTTTGTCAATTGGGTTCTTGACGGCATCTTATACCTGTTGTCCGAAATTGTTTATCTGAGTATGGATGCATTCTTCAGCATCATTGAAACCATTATTTCAGCGATCGACTTCGCCCAGGTCACCGCCCTGTCTTCATTCGGGAACTGGAACCTTTTACCGGATCAGATTTTATACATCCTCTACAAGCTGAACATTGCCCAATGCCTGAGCATGCTGGCCGCAGCCTGTCTGATCCGTTTGACCCTGAACCTTATTCCGGCAGCATTCACAAGGGTCTAA
- a CDS encoding zonular occludens toxin domain-containing protein codes for MPEHAGRSLSDPFDPEPYSGSIHKGLTMISCYEGLPGAGKTYDAMRKLLDNLSQGRRILTNISGPDQEEKQEIIKHFLNLEDSQLKERLVALPNHQITEFWDHTSPGDLVIIDEAQNFFNSRDWQTKTNRAFGKWASEHRHMGVDLILITQNVERIESSVRSLIEFTYRYKKLNMFGNLIKKKYVRFCYYGPSLDQIGQKTCSYDPKIFKCYKSYFKDGTKEIGIEKPANILKHPIFYAIPFVLGLFIYFLSQSSLLSGDLFGTQAISNSIEERRQQSLTQDHQPDTPDHEPGYSGQAAPLTDYVLVGVINSKKIFKSKIDGSILVTQ; via the coding sequence ATGCCTGAGCATGCTGGCCGCAGCCTGTCTGATCCGTTTGACCCTGAACCTTATTCCGGCAGCATTCACAAGGGTCTAACCATGATTTCCTGTTACGAAGGACTTCCCGGTGCCGGTAAAACCTATGATGCCATGCGCAAACTCCTGGACAACCTTTCCCAGGGCAGACGCATTTTAACGAACATCTCCGGCCCGGATCAGGAAGAAAAACAGGAAATCATAAAACACTTCCTCAATCTTGAAGACAGTCAGCTCAAAGAAAGACTTGTCGCTCTGCCAAATCACCAGATCACCGAATTCTGGGACCATACCAGCCCGGGTGATCTGGTCATCATTGACGAAGCCCAGAATTTCTTTAATTCCCGGGACTGGCAAACCAAAACAAACCGGGCATTCGGCAAATGGGCCAGTGAACACCGTCATATGGGCGTTGACCTTATCCTGATCACCCAAAACGTTGAACGTATCGAAAGCTCTGTCAGGTCCTTGATTGAATTTACCTACCGTTACAAAAAGCTGAATATGTTCGGTAACCTGATCAAGAAAAAATATGTCCGCTTTTGCTATTACGGGCCATCCCTTGATCAAATAGGCCAGAAAACCTGTTCCTATGACCCCAAAATATTCAAGTGCTACAAAAGCTATTTTAAGGATGGCACCAAAGAAATAGGCATTGAAAAACCGGCCAATATCCTGAAACACCCCATATTTTATGCAATCCCCTTTGTCCTGGGCCTGTTCATCTATTTTTTAAGCCAGTCAAGCCTGTTAAGCGGCGACCTGTTCGGCACCCAGGCCATTTCAAATTCCATTGAAGAAAGAAGACAGCAATCTTTAACCCAAGATCATCAGCCAGACACCCCGGATCATGAACCGGGATATTCCGGCCAGGCAGCTCCTTTAACGGACTACGTATTGGTAGGCGTGATTAATTCAAAAAAGATTTTTAAATCAAAAATCGACGGATCTATTTTGGTGACCCAATGA
- a CDS encoding TraX family protein, with translation MIKLIAFITMAIDHSAIFFFPEHEFIMRSIGALSFPLFAFFITQGLKYTKDLQLYIICLVTCAGVTQPLFNILFPDLHRLNDLYTLLFGLIILVLYERYGYQAFYLTLLLVLSNVVSIYVFIVFAIYFLHHRPVYLLGAMTAFYLLVYYLSGAAYVLFGPAAVFLMYSRATIPLPRMIQKYFYYVAYPGHFLIIILINSIRCPATT, from the coding sequence ATGATTAAACTCATCGCTTTCATAACAATGGCCATTGACCATTCGGCCATATTCTTTTTCCCGGAACATGAATTTATCATGCGGTCCATAGGGGCGTTGTCTTTCCCTTTGTTTGCCTTTTTCATTACCCAGGGCCTTAAATACACCAAGGATCTCCAGCTTTATATCATCTGCCTGGTGACTTGCGCCGGTGTTACCCAGCCCCTGTTTAATATTTTGTTCCCGGACCTGCATAGACTCAATGATCTTTATACCCTGCTTTTTGGCCTGATCATACTTGTCCTGTATGAACGATACGGCTATCAGGCGTTTTATCTGACCCTGCTCCTTGTCCTGTCCAACGTGGTATCAATCTATGTTTTCATAGTCTTTGCCATCTATTTTTTGCATCATCGACCGGTGTATCTCCTGGGCGCTATGACGGCCTTCTATCTCTTGGTCTATTATTTATCCGGAGCCGCCTATGTTTTGTTCGGCCCGGCTGCTGTGTTCCTCATGTACTCCAGGGCCACCATACCTTTGCCAAGAATGATCCAAAAATACTTTTATTATGTGGCCTACCCTGGGCATTTTTTAATAATCATCCTGATCAATTCAATCAGATGCCCGGCAACCACCTGA
- a CDS encoding site-specific integrase translates to MAILQECPICNNKQSLKRKKCSCGADLDKFKRSGKIKYHIQYRLPGGKQRKELVGYSIEDAKAADGKRKVQKKEGRIFDMLPQDKSTFKELSDWYLGLPKIKKLASYKVLCFNLASFNAVFGHKLATDLKQADIEEYQVARLDQGLSKCYVDQEISVAKRVLSKAWENDKVSGDALKPFKRTKKLLKKGSNKRKRVLTIEEYTKLSEALPTHAKNIFITGFFTGMRMGEILSLKWEQIDFKNRRIELEKDQTKDDEERFIPISDTLLNIFQSISRNIHDDHVFLYRGKPLKSIRDSLRRTCQKIGIPYGRNVKNGITPHDLRHTFNTYMRKSGAHDTVTMDITGHATREMFDWYNTVDDSEKAEAVKQLEDFILDQKK, encoded by the coding sequence ATGGCAATTTTGCAAGAATGTCCGATATGCAATAACAAACAGAGCTTAAAGCGTAAAAAATGCAGTTGCGGTGCGGACCTTGATAAATTCAAAAGATCCGGAAAAATTAAATACCACATTCAATATAGGTTGCCCGGTGGAAAACAAAGGAAAGAACTTGTTGGATATTCCATTGAAGATGCAAAAGCAGCTGATGGAAAAAGAAAAGTTCAAAAAAAAGAGGGACGTATTTTCGATATGCTTCCCCAGGATAAATCCACTTTTAAAGAATTGTCCGACTGGTATCTTGGGCTCCCTAAAATTAAAAAACTTGCATCATATAAAGTCCTTTGCTTCAATCTCGCATCATTCAATGCCGTATTTGGCCATAAGCTCGCAACTGATTTAAAACAAGCAGATATAGAAGAATATCAAGTGGCGCGATTAGATCAGGGATTATCAAAGTGCTATGTTGACCAAGAAATTTCCGTTGCAAAAAGAGTTCTCAGCAAAGCATGGGAAAATGACAAGGTGTCCGGGGACGCTTTAAAACCTTTCAAGCGGACAAAAAAGCTACTTAAAAAGGGATCGAATAAAAGAAAACGGGTTCTTACTATTGAAGAATATACAAAACTTTCAGAAGCCCTTCCAACTCATGCCAAGAATATATTTATTACCGGATTCTTTACCGGCATGCGCATGGGGGAGATCCTATCCTTAAAATGGGAACAAATCGATTTCAAAAACAGGCGTATCGAATTAGAAAAAGATCAAACCAAGGATGATGAAGAGCGTTTTATACCAATATCAGATACTCTTCTAAATATATTTCAAAGCATTTCCAGAAATATTCATGATGACCATGTTTTTCTTTATCGTGGTAAACCTCTGAAAAGTATCAGAGATAGCTTAAGGAGGACCTGCCAAAAAATTGGAATCCCATATGGCCGGAATGTCAAAAACGGGATTACGCCACATGACCTTCGACATACATTCAATACATATATGAGGAAATCTGGTGCCCATGACACAGTTACTATGGATATCACCGGGCATGCTACCAGAGAAATGTTTGATTGGTATAATACTGTGGATGATTCTGAAAAGGCAGAAGCTGTTAAACAGTTAGAGGATTTTATTTTAGATCAAAAAAAATAG
- a CDS encoding bifunctional riboflavin kinase/FAD synthetase, which produces MELIEDLNQIKAPFNNAVVTIGNFDGVHKGHQALFNQVIKKGGQAGGICIAMTFEPHPLRALGLSSPPLITRRDQKIELIESSGIDVLLCLPFDKAFAKIPAQEFIEEILVKKIGMKTIIIGPDYTFGKDRVGNIELLKTMGPELGYETIVSDWIKGDETETERISSTKIRKLVMDGHVNQAKHYLGRFYQIRGKVIKGRMRGGSQLGFPTANIKLHDELCPKFGVYAVTVETVHGNFDGVANIGFSPTFGDEIFTIEVHILDFNKDIYGSRIRVNMVERLRDEIKFSNIEQLSDQIRKDIQTAKEILK; this is translated from the coding sequence ATGGAATTAATTGAAGATCTAAATCAGATTAAAGCCCCCTTTAATAACGCCGTTGTTACCATTGGTAATTTTGACGGTGTGCACAAGGGTCACCAGGCGCTGTTTAACCAGGTGATTAAAAAGGGTGGCCAGGCCGGCGGCATCTGTATTGCCATGACTTTTGAACCGCATCCGTTAAGAGCCCTTGGGCTTTCCAGCCCACCTCTGATTACCCGGCGGGACCAGAAAATAGAACTCATAGAATCCTCGGGCATAGACGTACTGCTCTGTCTGCCCTTTGATAAGGCGTTTGCAAAGATACCCGCCCAGGAATTCATTGAAGAGATTCTTGTAAAAAAAATCGGCATGAAAACCATTATTATCGGTCCGGATTACACCTTTGGCAAAGACAGGGTCGGCAATATTGAGCTTTTGAAAACAATGGGGCCGGAACTTGGATATGAAACCATTGTATCCGACTGGATAAAGGGAGATGAAACCGAAACGGAACGCATCTCCAGCACGAAAATCAGAAAACTTGTCATGGACGGCCATGTGAACCAGGCAAAGCACTACCTTGGAAGATTCTACCAAATCCGGGGCAAGGTTATAAAGGGTCGTATGCGTGGCGGCAGTCAGCTTGGATTTCCCACGGCCAATATAAAACTGCATGATGAACTGTGCCCCAAATTCGGGGTTTATGCCGTAACGGTTGAAACCGTTCATGGCAACTTTGATGGCGTCGCCAATATCGGGTTTTCTCCGACCTTTGGGGATGAAATATTTACCATTGAAGTTCATATTCTTGATTTTAACAAAGATATATACGGTTCCCGGATACGCGTTAATATGGTGGAACGGCTTCGGGATGAAATTAAATTTTCAAATATTGAGCAATTGTCCGATCAAATACGAAAGGACATTCAAACGGCAAAGGAAATTTTAAAATAA
- the def gene encoding peptide deformylase, producing MAILDIVTFPEPSLKKPSVPVEAIDDELKKFIEDMGETMFHDAGVGLAAPQVGVNRRVIVYNPNADQDEQDPEDKTFTALINPEILSKSEETFTSEQEGCLSVIDYRADVKRHSSVTVRGININGETVEFEVHGLMSVIMQHEIDHLDGVLFIDRISALKRAMYTKKRLKQLKNQK from the coding sequence ATGGCTATTCTTGATATCGTTACATTTCCCGAACCCTCTTTAAAGAAGCCATCAGTACCTGTTGAAGCCATTGATGACGAATTGAAAAAGTTTATTGAGGATATGGGTGAAACCATGTTCCATGATGCGGGTGTCGGCCTTGCAGCTCCCCAGGTCGGCGTCAATCGCCGGGTGATTGTTTATAATCCAAATGCAGACCAGGATGAGCAAGATCCCGAAGACAAAACATTTACTGCACTGATCAACCCTGAGATCCTGTCCAAATCCGAAGAGACTTTTACGTCTGAACAAGAAGGGTGTCTAAGTGTTATTGATTACAGAGCCGATGTTAAGCGGCATTCAAGCGTCACCGTACGGGGCATAAACATTAATGGTGAAACCGTTGAATTTGAGGTCCATGGGCTTATGTCCGTTATTATGCAGCATGAAATCGATCACCTTGACGGCGTCCTGTTTATTGACAGAATTTCTGCATTAAAACGGGCGATGTACACCAAAAAACGGTTAAAACAATTGAAAAATCAAAAATGA
- the fmt gene encoding methionyl-tRNA formyltransferase: protein MKNTRIVFMGTPEFAVPALKTLANEPGFDVLLAVTQPDRPKGRGKKLSPSEVKQAALDLGIEVYQPEKINTQEGVERLTSLEPDYFVVVAFGQILSRQVLDIPKTYPINIHASLLPKYRGAAPIQAAVLNMDEQTGVTTMVMAEKMDAGDILLMETTPVDPEETASTLHDRLSQIGADLIVKTIHCIEQKKVTPVPQDHAKATYVSMLKKSDGRIDWRTSAKAICAHINAMTPWPGAFTELGKKRLKIFKAAVSSDHTQTSAEPGTVVSCSDGELFVAAGDGVVQVLELMGNSGKRLDAAAFLRGNPIDMPACFK, encoded by the coding sequence ATGAAAAATACCCGCATTGTTTTTATGGGAACGCCGGAATTTGCTGTTCCGGCACTCAAGACCCTGGCAAACGAGCCGGGGTTTGACGTTTTACTGGCAGTGACCCAGCCGGACAGGCCCAAAGGCCGGGGAAAAAAACTTAGCCCTTCTGAAGTCAAGCAGGCCGCACTGGACCTTGGCATTGAGGTGTACCAACCCGAAAAAATAAACACCCAGGAAGGTGTAGAGCGCCTTACCAGCCTTGAACCGGACTATTTTGTCGTGGTTGCCTTTGGACAGATTCTTTCACGTCAGGTGCTGGATATCCCCAAAACCTACCCGATAAATATCCATGCCTCTCTGCTGCCCAAATACAGAGGGGCCGCTCCCATCCAGGCGGCAGTGCTTAATATGGATGAGCAGACCGGTGTCACCACCATGGTGATGGCGGAAAAAATGGATGCCGGAGATATACTGCTGATGGAAACAACACCGGTAGATCCAGAGGAGACCGCCTCAACCCTGCATGACAGGTTATCCCAGATAGGGGCTGACCTTATTGTTAAGACCATCCACTGCATTGAACAAAAAAAAGTTACTCCTGTTCCCCAGGATCACGCCAAAGCAACTTATGTATCCATGCTTAAGAAATCGGACGGCCGAATTGACTGGCGCACCAGCGCCAAAGCCATCTGCGCCCACATCAATGCCATGACACCCTGGCCCGGGGCCTTTACCGAACTTGGTAAAAAACGCCTTAAGATTTTTAAAGCTGCGGTGTCATCGGACCATACTCAGACATCCGCCGAACCCGGCACAGTAGTCAGCTGCAGTGATGGAGAATTGTTCGTGGCTGCAGGAGATGGTGTTGTCCAGGTGCTTGAATTAATGGGTAACTCAGGCAAACGCCTTGATGCCGCCGCATTTCTTCGTGGAAATCCAATTGACATGCCGGCCTGTTTTAAATGA